In Stutzerimonas stutzeri, a genomic segment contains:
- a CDS encoding LysR family transcriptional regulator, whose product MRRVDFVTLRLFVAVADERSLTRAAEREHLALAAVSKRISDLEGQLGVSLLYRQPKGVELTPAGHALLHHARNLLDGLQQMDADLSEFSQGVKGHVRIHANTSSVIEFLPEDLSAFARLHPEVKIDLEERVSNDTLRALREGLTDIGVFAGHMPAEDLQVFGYREDSLVLVTPREHPLAALKSIALRDAAGFDFIGLQQDASLHVLLHQSAQQMGMPLRLRIQVRSFEAICRMIHTGMGIGVLPEQVVRNYLPALDVAIIPLVDPWARRELKIGVRSLESLSVTARQLLEHLTTREGNR is encoded by the coding sequence ATGCGGCGTGTCGATTTCGTTACCCTGCGCCTCTTCGTTGCCGTTGCCGACGAGCGCAGCCTGACTCGCGCAGCGGAGCGTGAGCACTTGGCCCTCGCGGCTGTCAGCAAGCGTATCAGCGACCTGGAAGGCCAGCTCGGTGTCAGCCTGTTGTACCGCCAACCCAAAGGCGTGGAGCTGACGCCGGCCGGCCATGCATTGCTGCATCACGCGCGCAATCTGCTCGACGGTTTGCAGCAGATGGATGCCGACCTCAGCGAGTTCAGCCAAGGCGTGAAGGGGCATGTGCGCATTCATGCCAATACATCATCGGTGATCGAGTTTCTGCCTGAAGACCTGAGCGCCTTTGCGCGCCTGCATCCGGAAGTGAAGATCGATCTGGAGGAGCGAGTCAGCAACGATACGCTGCGCGCCCTGCGGGAAGGGTTGACCGACATCGGTGTCTTCGCGGGTCACATGCCGGCCGAGGATCTTCAAGTGTTCGGCTATCGCGAGGACTCGCTCGTGCTGGTCACGCCACGGGAGCACCCCTTGGCGGCGCTGAAGAGCATTGCGCTGCGCGATGCCGCCGGCTTCGATTTCATCGGTCTGCAGCAGGACGCCTCCTTGCATGTGTTGCTGCATCAATCGGCCCAACAGATGGGCATGCCCTTGCGATTGCGGATTCAGGTGCGCAGCTTCGAGGCGATCTGCCGGATGATTCACACCGGCATGGGCATTGGGGTTCTGCCAGAGCAGGTGGTGCGCAATTATTTGCCGGCGCTGGATGTCGCGATCATTCCCCTCGTAGATCCCTGGGCACGACGCGAACTGAAAATTGGCGTGCGCAGCCTGGAAAGCCTCTCGGTCACCGCGCGACAGTTGCTGGAGCACCTCACCACTCGCGAAGGCAATCGCTGA
- a CDS encoding CaiB/BaiF CoA transferase family protein, with protein MNKQNETSLPLQGLKVIEMGQLIAGPFASKMLGEFGAEVIKIEPPRVGDPLRKWRKLKDGTSLWWHVQSRNKQSVTLDLKASEGQQIVRQLVAEADVLVENFRPGTLEAWGLGWDELSKLNPRLIMLRISGYGQTGPYRDLPGFGVIGEAMGGLRHLSGYPGQPPVRVGISIGDSLSSLYGVIGVLLALQERNRSGKGQEIDVALYESVFAMMESLVPEYDAFGYVREPAGSALPGITPSNSYLCSDGAYVLIAGNGDSIYKRLMTLMGRQDLADDPRFAHNDGRAQHAELIDAAIGEWTVQHSRDEVIEALKEARVPAGYPYTAADIVKDPHYLARQMIEQVETFAGPLKVPGVLPKLSRTPGRIGAGGPQLGEHTEDVLAGLGLTEEQRQGLRERGII; from the coding sequence ATGAACAAACAAAATGAAACCAGCTTGCCGTTGCAAGGCCTCAAGGTCATCGAGATGGGCCAGCTGATCGCCGGCCCCTTCGCCAGCAAGATGCTCGGTGAATTTGGCGCCGAAGTGATCAAGATCGAGCCGCCACGGGTTGGTGACCCACTGCGCAAATGGCGCAAACTCAAGGACGGCACCTCGCTCTGGTGGCACGTGCAGTCACGCAACAAGCAATCCGTCACGCTCGATCTGAAGGCCTCCGAAGGTCAGCAGATCGTCCGTCAACTGGTCGCCGAGGCCGATGTGCTGGTGGAAAACTTTCGCCCTGGCACGCTCGAAGCCTGGGGCCTGGGCTGGGACGAACTGTCGAAGCTCAACCCGCGCCTGATCATGCTGCGTATTTCCGGCTACGGTCAGACCGGCCCCTATCGCGACCTGCCCGGCTTCGGCGTGATCGGCGAGGCCATGGGCGGGTTGCGTCACCTGTCCGGCTATCCGGGCCAGCCACCGGTACGCGTGGGCATCAGCATCGGTGATTCGCTGTCGTCGCTGTACGGCGTCATCGGCGTGCTGCTCGCCTTGCAGGAGCGCAACCGCAGCGGCAAGGGCCAGGAAATCGACGTCGCGCTTTACGAGTCGGTGTTCGCCATGATGGAAAGCCTGGTGCCTGAATACGATGCCTTCGGCTATGTGCGCGAGCCGGCCGGCAGCGCCTTGCCCGGCATCACGCCGTCCAACTCCTACCTGTGCAGCGACGGCGCCTACGTGCTGATCGCCGGCAATGGCGACAGCATCTACAAACGATTGATGACCCTGATGGGGCGCCAGGACTTGGCCGACGACCCGCGTTTCGCGCATAACGATGGCCGCGCGCAGCACGCCGAGCTGATCGACGCCGCGATTGGCGAATGGACCGTGCAGCACAGCCGCGACGAAGTGATCGAGGCGTTGAAAGAAGCCCGCGTTCCGGCCGGCTACCCCTACACCGCCGCCGACATCGTCAAGGATCCGCACTACCTGGCGCGACAGATGATTGAGCAGGTAGAGACCTTCGCCGGGCCGCTCAAGGTCCCGGGCGTGCTTCCCAAACTCAGCCGCACGCCCGGCCGCATCGGTGCCGGCGGTCCGCAGCTGGGTGAGCACACCGAAGATGTACTGGCCGGGCTCGGCTTGACCGAAGAGCAGCGCCAGGGGCTGCGTGAACGGGGAATCATCTGA
- a CDS encoding hydroxymethylglutaryl-CoA lyase, with translation MTKRLYIQDVATRDGFQIEPNFIPTEDKITLIDSLSDTGLAKIEVTSFTSPKAIPNLRDAEEVMRGIRRVAGVEYTVLVPNVKGCERALSCDVDEINLVMSASDTHGLANLRMTPEQSLVQFREIIEVTRGSDVFINASLSTTFGCPFEGEIPEPRVYELVQRLLDIGVQGVTLCDTTGMADPAQVERICRHAVTQWPEAVFTAHFHNTRGMGLANALAALNAGIDRFDASLGGLGGCPYAPGASGNICTEDLVHMFQRMGLDTGVDLDKLLQCAASLPELVGHEVPGAVLKAGKADRQYPKPKWMEQEAAR, from the coding sequence ATGACCAAACGCCTCTACATTCAAGACGTCGCGACACGCGACGGCTTCCAGATCGAACCCAACTTCATCCCAACTGAAGACAAAATCACGCTGATCGACAGCCTCTCCGACACCGGGCTGGCAAAAATAGAGGTCACGTCCTTCACCTCGCCAAAGGCCATCCCGAACCTGCGCGACGCCGAAGAAGTAATGCGCGGTATCCGCCGCGTAGCAGGCGTCGAATACACCGTACTTGTACCCAACGTGAAGGGATGCGAGCGCGCACTTTCCTGTGACGTCGACGAGATCAACCTGGTGATGTCTGCCAGCGACACGCACGGCCTGGCTAATTTGCGGATGACACCCGAGCAATCACTGGTGCAGTTCCGCGAGATCATCGAGGTGACGCGCGGCAGCGACGTGTTCATAAACGCCTCACTATCGACCACCTTCGGCTGCCCATTCGAAGGTGAGATCCCCGAACCACGCGTGTATGAACTGGTGCAGCGCCTGTTGGATATCGGCGTTCAAGGCGTCACCCTTTGCGACACCACCGGCATGGCCGATCCGGCCCAGGTCGAACGCATCTGCCGCCACGCGGTGACCCAATGGCCCGAAGCGGTGTTCACCGCGCACTTCCACAACACTCGAGGAATGGGACTGGCTAACGCCCTGGCCGCACTGAACGCCGGCATCGACCGCTTCGACGCCTCCCTCGGCGGACTCGGCGGTTGCCCCTACGCACCCGGCGCCAGCGGCAACATCTGCACCGAGGACCTGGTGCACATGTTCCAGCGCATGGGCCTGGATACAGGCGTCGATCTCGACAAACTGCTGCAGTGCGCTGCCAGCCTGCCCGAACTGGTCGGGCATGAAGTGCCAGGTGCCGTGCTCAAGGCCGGTAAAGCGGACCGTCAGTACCCGAAGCCGAAGTGGATGGAACAGGAAGCCGCCCGATAG
- a CDS encoding nucleotidyltransferase substrate binding protein — protein MDNIDVHWQRRLSSFHKVLLQLDGAIELMQQRELSKLEKQGVIQRFEYCYELGWNTLKDFLVWQGIDGIVGSRDTIREAFSQGLIGDGHAWMQMLTDRNRTSHTYNEETAEAILANIRLQHHTLLKKLENTMRSRAELTP, from the coding sequence ATGGACAACATCGACGTGCACTGGCAGCGGCGCCTGAGCAGCTTCCATAAGGTTCTGTTACAGCTCGATGGAGCGATAGAGCTCATGCAGCAGCGCGAACTATCGAAACTGGAAAAACAAGGCGTCATCCAGCGCTTCGAATATTGCTATGAACTTGGCTGGAATACGCTGAAAGACTTTCTCGTCTGGCAGGGCATCGACGGCATCGTGGGCTCCCGCGACACCATTCGAGAAGCGTTCAGCCAAGGGCTCATCGGCGATGGTCATGCCTGGATGCAAATGCTCACGGACCGAAACCGTACTTCTCACACATACAATGAAGAAACGGCCGAGGCGATCCTGGCCAATATCCGATTGCAGCACCACACTCTACTCAAGAAACTTGAGAACACGATGCGCAGCAGGGCCGAGCTAACCCCATGA
- a CDS encoding nucleotidyltransferase domain-containing protein, translating to MTLENVGLSEKDVQSIRDTLRRFPNISEAILYGSRAKGNYRPGSDIDLTLKGDELTHHELLDIELALDDLLLPYKIDLSLHHQLDNPQLLDHIARVGRMFYRATD from the coding sequence ATGACGCTGGAGAACGTCGGTTTATCCGAAAAAGATGTCCAATCTATCCGTGACACCCTTCGACGTTTTCCCAACATTAGCGAAGCGATCCTTTACGGCTCCCGCGCGAAAGGAAACTACCGCCCCGGCTCTGATATCGACTTGACCCTCAAGGGCGATGAACTCACACACCACGAGCTACTCGACATCGAGCTGGCACTGGATGACCTGCTCCTGCCCTACAAGATCGATTTATCCTTACATCACCAGCTCGACAACCCGCAGCTACTTGATCACATCGCCAGAGTCGGAAGGATGTTTTACAGGGCAACGGACTAA